A section of the Sedimentisphaera cyanobacteriorum genome encodes:
- a CDS encoding alpha/beta hydrolase: MKNVTILFVILLQLALSAGSGRNEVCIEWVSKALKAEGLEHKTFQSDIIEGEASFHIYLPKQYYQSPEKRLPVMYWLHGSGGKPSQDYRAGGGRGPAAISKHFGTAMQEGKIPPMIIVYPNGLRKGMWVDSKDGKTPVESLVIKELIPHIDKNFRTIADNSGRLIAGHSAGGYGAARLGFKYPELFCAVSMRGAGPLQEVFVPERGPEGNARTRGRVLRKIYGSDQEYFKRLSPLYLAEKNAEKIRKNLQIRQIIGEKDYCLPANIEFHRHLEALDIPHEFTILDSVKHDTHQLMQVLGESSSYWQFYRSVFGSLKTFEQAESR, encoded by the coding sequence ATGAAAAACGTTACTATATTGTTTGTAATTCTTCTTCAGCTGGCTTTATCGGCAGGGAGCGGGAGAAATGAGGTCTGCATAGAATGGGTTTCAAAGGCGTTAAAGGCAGAGGGCTTGGAACACAAAACCTTTCAGAGCGATATAATCGAAGGGGAGGCCAGCTTTCATATTTACCTGCCAAAGCAGTATTATCAGAGTCCGGAGAAGCGTTTGCCAGTTATGTACTGGCTTCACGGGAGCGGGGGAAAGCCTTCACAAGATTACAGGGCAGGCGGAGGCAGAGGGCCTGCGGCGATCTCAAAGCATTTCGGCACAGCTATGCAGGAAGGCAAAATACCGCCAATGATTATTGTATATCCCAACGGTCTTCGAAAGGGAATGTGGGTGGATTCGAAAGACGGGAAAACCCCAGTAGAATCGCTCGTTATCAAGGAGCTTATCCCGCATATAGACAAAAATTTCCGAACAATCGCCGATAATTCAGGGCGTTTGATTGCAGGCCACAGCGCTGGCGGATACGGAGCTGCAAGGCTTGGATTCAAATACCCCGAGCTCTTCTGCGCTGTTTCGATGCGCGGGGCAGGGCCGCTTCAGGAGGTATTCGTCCCTGAGAGAGGGCCGGAAGGCAATGCCCGCACCCGAGGGCGGGTTCTAAGGAAAATTTACGGCTCAGATCAGGAATACTTCAAGAGATTAAGCCCGCTTTATCTTGCAGAGAAAAACGCAGAGAAGATTCGCAAAAATCTTCAAATCCGTCAGATTATAGGCGAAAAAGACTATTGCCTGCCGGCGAATATCGAATTCCACAGGCATTTGGAGGCGCTTGATATCCCTCATGAGTTTACAATTTTAGATAGTGTAAAACACGACACCCATCAGCTAATGCAAGTTCTCGGGGAATCTTCCAGCTATTGGCAGTTTTATCGGTCTGTTTTCGGGTCTCTCAAGACTTTTGAGCAGGCGGAGAGCCGTTAA
- a CDS encoding TlpA family protein disulfide reductase encodes MRFLPVVFLSAMLAGLCIAQPEGKDAKAKSMLEDVKAAISAREDFLKNGRPERPDYRSAPNDQVRQQMFEKYRSRFQDYRDQVWKKSLDVLDKSRKLYNKYPRTKQAERIIPEAVNILGLIGSDPQTAAEFEDFYTKLLKHNSVGKRFIETLLEYRVRRMGSIIQSETVTGEDKSAEVKEQVEKLIEDIDSVAGRFKGVETFPNTALTLAQEMMYYEPSLAEPLVEVCEKYGGEMVKEKLAGLKKKLDMLGSKLEMNLETLDGKEISLSDYRGDVVLVDFWATWCGPCVEKVPHLKDVYEKYSDKGFEILAISLDNSKEDLKNFIKEHEMEWPQHFDGKSWENEYVKKFNIRGIPTMWLVDKKGRLADMNASSRLEEKVKELMQ; translated from the coding sequence ATGAGATTTTTGCCGGTCGTTTTCCTATCGGCCATGTTAGCAGGGTTATGCATTGCCCAGCCTGAAGGCAAAGACGCCAAGGCTAAAAGTATGCTTGAAGACGTTAAGGCGGCAATTTCCGCACGAGAAGACTTTCTGAAAAATGGAAGACCCGAAAGGCCGGACTACCGCTCAGCACCAAATGATCAGGTGCGTCAGCAGATGTTCGAGAAATACCGCAGCAGATTTCAGGATTACAGAGATCAGGTGTGGAAAAAGAGCTTGGATGTTCTCGATAAATCACGAAAACTTTATAACAAATACCCCCGCACAAAGCAGGCTGAGAGGATAATCCCCGAGGCAGTGAATATCCTCGGGCTTATCGGGTCAGACCCGCAGACAGCGGCCGAATTTGAAGACTTCTACACAAAATTGCTCAAGCACAATTCAGTTGGCAAGCGTTTTATAGAAACACTGCTTGAATACCGAGTTCGCAGGATGGGCTCGATAATACAATCCGAAACCGTTACAGGCGAGGATAAGTCCGCCGAGGTAAAAGAGCAGGTTGAAAAGCTCATAGAGGACATAGATTCGGTTGCGGGGCGATTCAAGGGTGTAGAAACTTTTCCGAATACCGCCCTCACTCTCGCTCAGGAAATGATGTACTACGAGCCTTCTCTGGCAGAACCGCTTGTTGAGGTTTGCGAAAAATACGGCGGAGAGATGGTAAAAGAGAAGCTCGCAGGCCTGAAGAAAAAGCTCGATATGCTCGGCAGCAAGCTGGAGATGAATCTTGAAACCCTCGACGGCAAGGAAATTTCCCTCTCAGACTACCGGGGCGATGTTGTGCTGGTTGATTTCTGGGCAACTTGGTGCGGGCCTTGTGTTGAGAAAGTCCCGCATTTGAAGGATGTTTACGAGAAATACAGCGACAAGGGCTTTGAAATCCTCGCAATCAGCCTCGATAACAGCAAAGAAGATTTGAAGAACTTCATAAAAGAACATGAAATGGAATGGCCTCAGCACTTCGACGGCAAGAGCTGGGAGAATGAGTATGTGAAGAAATTCAACATTCGGGGCATTCCAACGATGTGGCTTGTGGATAAAAAGGGGCGATTAGCAGATATGAATGCGTCAAGCAGGCTGGAAGAAAAGGTCAAAGAGCTTATGCAGTAA
- the rbfA gene encoding 30S ribosome-binding factor RbfA, protein MNSSRRQLRVARVIRDIVSEAIRELQDPRIKSFVSVNSVELSPDMRYADVFLSCFGVSEEESRLSFKAIAHARGFIQSEIAGELKMRFCPLITLHQDVKQDQTNETLKIIDKISKELHQNDTEAEDKPEEKE, encoded by the coding sequence ATGAACAGTTCCAGAAGGCAGCTTCGGGTGGCCAGAGTTATCCGAGATATTGTAAGCGAGGCTATCAGGGAGCTTCAGGACCCGAGAATAAAGTCGTTTGTAAGCGTCAATTCAGTGGAGTTATCGCCGGACATGCGTTATGCGGATGTTTTCCTGAGCTGTTTCGGCGTTTCGGAAGAAGAAAGCAGGCTTTCATTCAAAGCCATAGCCCATGCAAGGGGCTTTATTCAGTCTGAAATCGCCGGCGAGCTGAAAATGAGATTCTGCCCATTGATAACACTCCATCAGGATGTCAAACAAGACCAGACTAATGAAACGCTGAAAATAATAGATAAGATATCCAAAGAGCTTCACCAGAACGACACCGAGGCTGAAGATAAACCTGAAGAAAAAGAATAG
- the proB gene encoding glutamate 5-kinase: MRNFSEIKRIVVKIGTNTLKGENGINSALIVDIARQVRKLHEKGFEVLLVSSGAIGMGAGRLGLSSKVKSIRMRQACAAIGQPLLMYEYSKAFEIYDIVISQVLLTAWVMDNRTSYLNLRNAVEKLLSLGSVPIINENDSISTDEIQSAFGDNDRLSALVASKVDADLLVMLSDIDRLYTKDPRKHEDAEPLKVVEQLTDEHRSYAGESGSEFATGGMKTKLDAIKIASDSDCRVIITSGELENVLLKIIDGEDIGTLFMPQRKLGSKARWILNTTPAGRIELDAGAMKAIKNHKSLLPKGIVSVEGVFEAGSVVSLSGEAKAVTTMSSDELSSLIGKHSSEIRKILGSERKDVVALPEDIVFIES, encoded by the coding sequence ATGCGAAATTTTTCAGAAATAAAACGTATAGTTGTAAAGATAGGCACCAACACGCTCAAAGGTGAAAACGGGATCAACAGCGCTCTTATCGTTGATATCGCAAGGCAGGTAAGAAAACTGCACGAAAAGGGCTTTGAGGTTCTGCTTGTAAGCTCGGGTGCTATAGGCATGGGAGCGGGCAGGCTCGGGCTGAGCTCCAAGGTTAAGTCAATCAGGATGAGGCAGGCCTGCGCTGCTATAGGCCAGCCGCTTTTGATGTATGAATATTCAAAGGCATTCGAGATTTACGATATTGTAATCTCGCAGGTGCTTCTCACTGCTTGGGTGATGGACAACAGGACATCTTATCTGAATTTGAGAAATGCAGTAGAAAAGCTTCTGTCTCTTGGGAGCGTTCCGATAATAAACGAAAATGACAGCATCAGCACAGACGAAATTCAAAGCGCATTCGGCGATAACGACCGGCTCAGCGCGCTTGTTGCGAGCAAGGTGGATGCGGATCTTCTGGTAATGCTTTCTGATATAGACCGTCTCTACACCAAAGACCCGAGAAAACACGAAGATGCTGAGCCGCTGAAGGTTGTAGAGCAGCTCACCGATGAACACAGGAGTTATGCAGGCGAGAGCGGGTCTGAATTTGCCACGGGGGGAATGAAAACCAAACTCGATGCGATAAAAATCGCTTCAGACTCAGACTGCAGGGTGATAATCACAAGCGGAGAGCTTGAAAACGTGCTTCTGAAAATAATCGACGGCGAGGATATCGGCACGCTCTTTATGCCTCAGAGAAAGCTCGGGAGCAAGGCACGCTGGATACTCAACACCACCCCCGCCGGCAGAATTGAGCTCGATGCGGGAGCGATGAAAGCTATCAAGAACCACAAAAGCCTTCTGCCCAAGGGAATTGTATCTGTTGAAGGCGTGTTTGAGGCGGGCAGTGTGGTATCGCTTTCCGGCGAGGCGAAGGCCGTAACAACAATGAGCAGCGATGAGCTCAGCTCGCTTATCGGCAAACACAGCAGCGAAATACGAAAGATCCTCGGAAGCGAGCGAAAAGACGTTGTAGCCCTGCCGGAGGATATCGTATTTATTGAAAGCTGA
- a CDS encoding thioredoxin family protein, which produces MSKTGKIIIVAVLIALVSIVIAMKQRNGTEAEPSSEKTAAAKTNQNSEQTHSEQTQTTQKNQDAEKLPHLVDLGAGKCIPCKMMKPILDDLKKNYNDQFKLTFIDVWDNPEKKKKYEIKVIPTQIFYDSDGEELFRHEGFYSKEDILSKWEELGIEIQKER; this is translated from the coding sequence ATGAGCAAAACAGGAAAAATAATTATTGTCGCGGTGCTCATTGCTTTGGTTTCGATTGTGATAGCAATGAAGCAGAGAAATGGTACAGAAGCTGAGCCTTCTTCTGAGAAAACGGCGGCCGCAAAGACAAATCAAAATTCCGAACAAACTCATTCCGAACAAACTCAAACCACCCAAAAAAATCAGGATGCTGAAAAGCTGCCTCATCTAGTTGATTTGGGGGCGGGCAAATGTATTCCCTGCAAAATGATGAAACCAATTCTCGATGACTTGAAGAAAAACTACAACGACCAATTCAAGCTGACATTCATCGATGTATGGGACAATCCGGAAAAGAAGAAAAAGTACGAGATAAAAGTTATTCCCACTCAGATCTTTTATGATTCAGACGGCGAGGAGCTGTTCCGCCACGAAGGATTCTATTCAAAGGAAGATATTTTAAGCAAATGGGAAGAGCTTGGTATAGAGATTCAAAAAGAAAGATAG
- a CDS encoding SUMF1/EgtB/PvdO family nonheme iron enzyme — MKYLIFLVSILFIAATVSAVWDPASDINNDGIVDIEDFSRLCMHWLEVEFVQVPDVEGMVYNDGEAAILSAELIVGTLSQRYHDSVPKGYIISQTPAGGENVSPGSEVDLLVSEGAVGDPLGMTWVYIEDDGSNMKDPSGNSIDGQGGFTGYMSKYETTNAQYCQYLNEAAASGDIKLVDGLITGADEQNDLVYYDTTNPSSQIAWSGEVFYVETFEGQDVTGFPVACLSYYGAKAFCDYYSWYRLPTDFEWQAAADFDGSYVYATGASIDFSKANYSGGGTFANPEGFSAFPYTSSAGYFGEFGYGLCDMSGNVCEWTDCGAVGNYKTLQGGGWSNDKIYCTVSLKIYQQKAFMSHNYGFRAALDE, encoded by the coding sequence ATGAAGTATCTTATTTTTTTAGTATCAATCCTCTTTATCGCAGCAACAGTTTCTGCTGTCTGGGATCCGGCAAGCGATATAAACAACGACGGAATTGTTGACATTGAAGATTTCTCTCGCCTCTGTATGCACTGGCTGGAAGTTGAGTTTGTTCAGGTACCTGATGTTGAAGGGATGGTTTATAATGATGGCGAAGCTGCCATACTCTCTGCCGAGCTGATTGTGGGAACTTTATCACAGCGATACCACGATTCTGTTCCGAAGGGGTATATTATCAGCCAAACTCCCGCCGGCGGTGAAAATGTTTCCCCGGGCAGTGAGGTTGATCTGCTTGTCTCTGAAGGTGCTGTTGGCGATCCCCTCGGAATGACTTGGGTTTATATCGAGGATGACGGGTCTAATATGAAAGACCCAAGCGGCAACTCGATCGACGGTCAAGGCGGTTTCACAGGTTATATGAGCAAATACGAAACCACAAACGCCCAATACTGCCAGTATCTTAATGAAGCTGCTGCAAGCGGGGATATTAAATTGGTTGACGGCTTAATTACAGGCGCAGACGAACAGAACGACCTTGTATATTACGATACCACCAACCCCTCAAGTCAGATTGCATGGTCTGGCGAGGTTTTCTATGTGGAAACGTTCGAAGGGCAGGATGTTACCGGATTTCCCGTTGCTTGCCTGAGCTATTATGGAGCAAAGGCCTTCTGCGACTACTACAGCTGGTATCGACTGCCCACAGATTTTGAATGGCAGGCGGCTGCAGATTTCGACGGGTCATACGTGTATGCAACTGGAGCATCGATAGATTTCTCCAAAGCCAACTATTCAGGCGGCGGGACTTTCGCCAATCCTGAAGGCTTCTCAGCCTTTCCGTACACATCTTCAGCAGGTTATTTCGGCGAGTTTGGCTACGGGCTCTGCGATATGTCAGGAAATGTTTGCGAATGGACAGATTGCGGCGCTGTCGGCAATTACAAAACCTTGCAGGGCGGCGGCTGGAGCAACGATAAGATCTATTGCACTGTTTCACTTAAGATTTATCAGCAAAAAGCCTTTATGAGCCATAACTACGGCTTCAGAGCTGCTCTGGATGAATAA
- a CDS encoding cytochrome c biogenesis CcdA family protein produces MQELFIQLTNAVEGTWYIAVAASFMWGILSIILSPCHLASIPLIIGFIDEQGRMSAKRAFWISALFSLGILITIGAIGAITAAAGRMMGDVGQYGNYFVALIFFAVGLYLLEVLPNPFSAPGQVGMKRKGMLAAFILGLVFGIALGPCTFAYMAPMLGITFKLASTNLTYGIILLLAYGIGHCSVIVFAGTFTEVVQRYMNWNEKSKGALILKKVCGALVIAGGLWLIYTA; encoded by the coding sequence ATGCAGGAGCTTTTCATCCAACTAACCAATGCGGTAGAAGGGACGTGGTATATTGCAGTTGCTGCCTCGTTTATGTGGGGGATATTGAGCATAATCCTTAGCCCGTGCCATCTTGCCAGCATACCTTTGATCATCGGTTTTATTGATGAGCAGGGGCGGATGTCTGCGAAGCGGGCGTTCTGGATCTCAGCCTTGTTTTCCCTCGGTATTCTCATTACCATCGGGGCAATCGGGGCTATTACCGCGGCAGCCGGCCGGATGATGGGAGACGTTGGCCAATACGGAAACTATTTTGTAGCATTGATCTTTTTTGCGGTAGGGCTGTATTTGCTTGAGGTTTTGCCGAATCCGTTTTCTGCTCCCGGCCAGGTTGGTATGAAACGCAAAGGGATGCTGGCTGCTTTTATATTAGGCCTTGTATTTGGAATCGCTTTAGGTCCGTGTACATTTGCGTATATGGCTCCTATGCTGGGCATAACTTTCAAACTTGCCTCCACGAATCTCACCTACGGAATCATTCTTCTTCTCGCTTACGGGATAGGCCATTGCTCGGTGATCGTATTTGCAGGGACATTCACAGAGGTTGTCCAGCGATATATGAATTGGAATGAAAAATCCAAAGGAGCGTTAATTCTTAAGAAAGTATGCGGAGCCCTTGTAATTGCAGGCGGGCTCTGGCTGATTTATACCGCTTGA
- a CDS encoding arsenate reductase ArsC, translating into MEDKENLKVLFLCTGNSCRSQMAEGWARNLKSDCIEPYSAGIETHGLNPNAVKVMAEAGVDISGHRSKHLNELRNIEFDYVVTVCGHANENCPMFPGKTKVVHAGFEDPPKLAEDAATVEEALNCYRKVRDEIKEFVLRLPQYLT; encoded by the coding sequence ATGGAAGACAAAGAAAATCTTAAAGTGCTGTTCCTGTGTACAGGCAATTCCTGCCGCAGCCAGATGGCTGAAGGCTGGGCAAGAAATCTAAAAAGCGATTGCATCGAACCGTATTCTGCCGGTATCGAAACGCACGGGCTTAACCCAAATGCCGTGAAGGTGATGGCCGAGGCGGGCGTGGATATTTCCGGCCATCGCTCAAAACATCTTAACGAATTGAGAAATATTGAATTTGATTATGTGGTAACAGTCTGCGGGCATGCCAATGAAAACTGCCCGATGTTCCCCGGGAAGACAAAAGTTGTTCATGCCGGCTTTGAAGACCCGCCTAAGCTCGCTGAAGATGCCGCCACAGTTGAAGAGGCTCTAAACTGCTATCGAAAAGTTAGAGATGAAATTAAAGAGTTCGTTTTAAGGCTGCCGCAGTATCTCACTTAA
- a CDS encoding sulfatase family protein — translation MKRRNFIKQAALAAGSALAAPCLYGMSDNLPESKAAGAMQSGGKPNIVFIMADDMGYGDLGCLNRDSKIPTPNMDMLAEEGMRFTDAHTPSAVCTPTRYGVLTGRYCWRTRLKKGVLWGYSRRLIKPGRTTVASMLKDSGYHTACVGKWHLGLTDSEPADYSKPLRPGPNEAGFDYWFGIPASLDMKPYCFIENGLPTKPLTDKIKGESLPRFYRTGKASPGFDVDDVMPKITEKACSFIDNHKVEQGEKPFFLYFPLSAPHQPWVPLEKNEQRSKAGVYGDFVTLVDDAVGKVVGKLEENGYRQNTLIIVTSDNGSRIQRIGKFNNGVSDESKHNFGHDANYIYRGQKADVWDGGHRVPFIARWLRVVKQGSKCEKPICLVDLFASCAEITGHRMKDNEGEDSFSFLPFLRGEKPSGELRKAIVHHSVSGKFAIRRGRWKYIDCKGSGGWTKGGDDKPAQLYDMQKDPDETDNLYGKPEYEKTVKEMKSLLEKYKSQGFSRPMQ, via the coding sequence ATGAAACGAAGAAATTTTATCAAGCAGGCTGCATTAGCTGCAGGTTCGGCGCTGGCAGCCCCCTGTCTCTACGGCATGTCAGATAATCTCCCCGAAAGCAAAGCAGCAGGAGCAATGCAAAGCGGCGGAAAGCCGAATATTGTGTTCATTATGGCAGACGATATGGGGTACGGCGATCTTGGCTGCCTGAATCGGGATTCGAAGATCCCAACGCCTAATATGGACATGCTCGCGGAAGAAGGAATGCGTTTTACCGATGCCCACACCCCATCCGCTGTATGCACACCCACCAGATACGGCGTTCTAACAGGACGCTACTGCTGGAGAACGAGGCTTAAAAAAGGCGTTCTCTGGGGCTACAGCCGCCGTCTTATAAAGCCGGGCAGGACAACCGTTGCCTCTATGCTCAAAGACAGCGGCTATCATACCGCCTGCGTGGGCAAATGGCACCTCGGGCTTACCGACAGCGAGCCGGCAGATTATTCAAAGCCGCTTCGCCCTGGGCCGAACGAGGCCGGCTTCGACTACTGGTTCGGAATTCCCGCATCGCTTGATATGAAGCCGTACTGCTTCATCGAAAACGGCCTTCCAACTAAACCTCTAACGGACAAAATTAAAGGCGAATCCCTGCCTCGTTTTTACCGCACGGGAAAGGCTTCTCCGGGGTTTGATGTGGATGATGTTATGCCTAAAATCACCGAGAAAGCCTGCTCTTTTATAGATAATCACAAAGTCGAGCAGGGAGAAAAGCCTTTCTTCCTTTATTTTCCCCTATCAGCGCCGCACCAACCGTGGGTTCCGCTTGAAAAAAACGAACAGAGAAGCAAGGCCGGCGTTTACGGCGATTTCGTTACGCTTGTGGATGATGCTGTGGGCAAGGTTGTTGGAAAGCTCGAGGAAAACGGATACAGGCAAAACACCCTCATTATAGTTACCAGCGACAACGGCTCTCGAATACAACGTATTGGAAAGTTCAACAACGGCGTATCCGATGAATCCAAGCACAATTTCGGGCATGATGCTAATTATATCTACAGAGGCCAAAAGGCAGACGTTTGGGACGGGGGACACAGAGTACCGTTTATCGCCCGCTGGTTGAGGGTTGTAAAGCAGGGCTCCAAATGCGAGAAGCCAATATGCCTTGTGGATCTTTTCGCCTCCTGTGCAGAGATTACCGGGCATAGAATGAAAGACAATGAGGGCGAAGACAGCTTCAGTTTCCTCCCGTTTTTAAGAGGGGAAAAACCGTCCGGAGAGCTCCGCAAGGCAATAGTTCACCATTCTGTCAGCGGCAAATTTGCGATCAGAAGAGGGCGATGGAAATACATAGACTGCAAAGGCTCAGGCGGCTGGACAAAAGGCGGCGACGACAAGCCTGCCCAGCTATACGATATGCAGAAAGACCCCGACGAAACAGACAACCTCTACGGCAAGCCGGAGTATGAAAAGACTGTTAAAGAAATGAAAAGTCTGCTCGAAAAATATAAATCTCAGGGCTTCAGCAGACCGATGCAATAA
- a CDS encoding YebC/PmpR family DNA-binding transcriptional regulator: protein MAGHSHWAGIKHKKAANDAKRGKIWSKISRLIMVAAKNGGGDPNTNLPLRYAIDKGKQANMPKDTIEKAIKKGTGEFGAVSFEEALYEGYAPGGVAVMVDALTDNRNRTAPEIRKLFEKRGGSMGTSGCVNYMFAKKGVILISADKADEEELMDLALSSGANDMENHGDMYEINCAPEAYNDLKSAIDDAGIEVESAEVSMIPDNNVEISDPEKARKILALIESFEEHDDVQNVYSNFDIPDSVMQQIES from the coding sequence ATGGCAGGTCATTCACACTGGGCTGGAATTAAACACAAAAAAGCTGCAAACGACGCCAAACGCGGCAAAATATGGAGCAAGATTTCCCGCTTGATTATGGTAGCCGCCAAGAACGGCGGTGGCGATCCGAACACGAATCTGCCCCTGCGTTACGCCATCGACAAGGGCAAGCAGGCCAATATGCCCAAAGATACTATCGAAAAGGCCATCAAAAAGGGCACCGGCGAGTTCGGGGCTGTGAGCTTTGAGGAAGCGTTGTATGAGGGCTACGCGCCTGGCGGTGTGGCTGTAATGGTTGATGCACTTACAGACAACAGAAACAGAACAGCCCCCGAGATCCGGAAGCTCTTTGAAAAGAGAGGCGGTTCTATGGGAACCAGCGGCTGCGTAAACTATATGTTTGCCAAGAAGGGCGTAATCCTTATTTCTGCTGATAAGGCTGATGAGGAAGAGCTTATGGATCTTGCCCTAAGCAGCGGGGCGAATGATATGGAAAATCACGGCGATATGTACGAGATAAACTGCGCTCCTGAGGCATACAACGACCTCAAATCAGCGATAGATGATGCCGGCATTGAAGTGGAAAGCGCTGAGGTTTCTATGATTCCAGATAACAACGTGGAAATATCAGACCCCGAGAAGGCAAGGAAAATTCTTGCTCTGATAGAGTCTTTCGAAGAGCACGATGATGTGCAGAACGTGTACTCGAACTTCGATATACCCGATTCTGTTATGCAGCAGATTGAGTCTTAA